The following is a genomic window from Xenopus laevis strain J_2021 chromosome 2L, Xenopus_laevis_v10.1, whole genome shotgun sequence.
CCCATGACAACTCCAGTTCCGTCCCATCATGCAATGTAGAAAGTTGTGGGCATTGTTTCTTTTCAGTAGAAAgttgtatggggaaaaaaaaactaagctTGTTTCTCTATTCCCCACTCAGAGCTTGCTATGGTGTCCTCCGTTTCATCATGGAGAGTGGAGCCAAGGGTTGTGAGGTTGTCGTTTCCGGAAAACTACGAGGCCAGAGAGCCAAGTCCATGAAGTTTGTTGACGGCCTGATGATCCACAGTGGAGATCCAGTCAATTACTACGTGGATACTGCTGTGCGCCACGTGCTCCTCCGACAGGGTGAGTGGGTGTAACATTTGCACTCCTAGTGGTGTCCTTTTTTTGTTGGGCAGTTCTAATTTAAAGtattttgccttaaagggatactgtcatggaaataaaaaaaaaatttcaaaacacctcagttaatagtgctgcttcagcagaattctgcacttaaatccatttctcaaaagagcaaactcaatatattcaattttgaaatctgacatggggctagacctattcTGTTTCctggctgcccccagtcatgtgacttgtgctctgataaacttcagtcatatttactgctgtactgcaagttggactgatatcacccacccagcagcccaacaacagaacaatgggaaggtaaccagataacagctccctaacacaagataacagctccctgaaagatctaagaacagcactcaatagtaaaatccaggtcccgctgagacgcattcagttacattaagtaggagaaataacagcctgccagaaagcagttccatcctaaagtgctgacaagtcacatgactgggggcacctgggaaatgacTGTCTAGCctcaagtcagatttcaaaatgaaatatgaaaaaaatctgtttgctcttttgagaaatggatttcagtgcagaattctgctggagcagcactattaattgatgcgttttgcaaaaaaacttttttttccatgacagtatccctttaactcttgaTAAAGTAAGCACTGATTATTTTTGGCCATGAATTTTCTCTGAATTTACAGTTTGTTCTCTACTTTGGCATTTGGTTTTTAAGGTAAAACAGTTTGATGGAGAGAGAGGCCCAAACAATATCTCATTGCTACTGATTTCTTTTGCCTTGTTTTATCAGCCCTTCAGTGATGAGACGATGACGAGTCAGAAAGGACCAGCAGTGTAGTGTGTCCTTCTCAGTGTCACGTTCTGTGCTGCTGTGTTTGGTTGCACTGCATCGACTTTGTCCTTCTTACTGATCGATATAGAGGCATTTGTCTGAGAAGGGTTGGCTGTAATTATTGAGGGCAAATCTTACCTTTTTTTGTTGCCCTCTTTCTGGCTGCCATTGGGTGAGCTGTACGGTTTGCCATGTCTCCACTAGGATGCCATATTGTTTACAATACATCGTTTTATACTTGCATAAAGGGTCATCGCTGCGCAAtgtgttggcactctaaaaatacataataataataataataaaggatgtTTGTACCATGGTAGCATAagctacataaaatataaaacctaGTACACACCAGTATGGTGCTACATGGTGCATCCAAGACACTCCATGTGGGAGGATTTAATCCGACAATCTTGATGTATAATAAACTTGATTTGCCATAGATACAGTTGGGACAAACTCCTTTCTCCTGGTGTCACACACATATAACACAATGGCTGTGGCAGTACTTTGGCAACTATGGAGAAAGGGGTATGACATGCGCAACGATACTCCAAAACCAGTgaatgttaaagagatactgtcttgggaaaaacaattttttcaaaacacattggttaatagtgctgctccagcagaattctgcacttaaatcagtttctcaaaagagcaaaccgatttgacatggggctagacatattgtcagtttcccagctgccccagtcatgtacttatgctctgataaacttcagtcactctttactgctctactgcaagttggagtgatatcgcctgctcccttttcctcccagcagccaaacaaaagaacaatgggaaggtaaccagatagcagctccctaacacaagataacaggtgcctggtagatctaagaacaacactcaatagtaaaatccaggtcccactgagacacattctgttacattgagaaggaaaaacagcagcctgccagaaagcagttccatcctaaagtgctggctctttctgaaatcacatgaccaggcaaaatgacctgagatgctcctacacaccaatattacaactaaaagaaaatagacttcttggttcaggaatgacattttatttgtagtgaattatttgcagtgtaaaaagtgtcatttaggaataaaaacgacaACTACATAACCGAATTCCTTAACGGTTTAGTGCTGCATGGCAGAAGAAAGTCTCAAGATTTCATGGCACTTTGGATGACACATTAGTTATGAGCTCTGACAACTGTCACTTGTTAAAGCATAACCAATAACTTACAAGTAACTGGTGCTTCTGTTGTGCACAAAGGGTTAATGTGAAGGTACAAAGGTTGCACATGTGGATTGGTCATTCTCACTCGTTTTCAGGCACAGTGTTGAACGTTGATCGTTTTCCTATAAAGTCTCTTGATTGCTGTAGTAAATGCATTTTTACTTTTAACCGCAGGTGTCCTGGGAATCAAGGTAAAGATTATGCTTCCCTGGGATCCAAGTGGAAAGATCGGACCCAAGAAGCCCCTCCCTGACCACGTCAGCATTGTGGAGCCCAAGGATGAGATTGTGCCGACGACCCCCATCTCTGAGCAGAAGGCAGCCAAGCCTGACCAGCCCCAGCCACCCGCCATGCCACAGCCCGTTGCCACAGCATAATGGGTACGTCATATTTACCTCTCACATCATAACTGCGGTTTTATTATTCTGAGCATTTAAAGTGCAAGGAAGTAAGTGCAAAGCCTATAGGTATTTCAATAGCAGGACTTGGTTTAGAGCTTCTCTCCTTCTGTGATGATACGATGACGAGTCTGAGTGGGTAAATCCTTTTCCAGTGGTCTCTGTCTCCATCACGTTCTGTGCTGTAGGCTGAAGCCCACTGAGTCAAGATTGCCCTTGGCTTGATGTCCTTGAGGCATTTGTCTGAGAAGGAGAAAGCGTCTGGCATTTCAGTGaggtgtattaaaggggaactaaagcctaactaaagaagtaggtagaaatgttgtacatgatgttttgtgcttctgtaccagcccaaggcaaccacagccctttagcagtaaagatctgtgtctccaaagatgccccagtagctccccatcttcttttctgctgattcactgattcacatgctctgtgctgatgtcacttactgagcttcttGGCCACCAGGGAAGCGGTAATATTGCttctgagtagggatgcaccgaatccaggattctgaaatctcatgactttttgtcacaaaacaaggaagtataaatttcccccttcccacccctaatttacatatgcaaattagtattctgttcggtattcagctgaatctgtcGCGAACAATTCTTATACGAATCCAAattagtgtatttggtgcatccctacttctgagGGCTTtaatatggcattttaaatttaaaatgcaaataggCAGCAAAGGGGTGTTTAGTGCTCAAACCTACGCAGTAATATATTGCCGACCTAAGGGAAAGTAAAGGGAAgccatacaggtgtgggatctattatctggaatgcacgagacctggagtttttctgtaatttggatctgcaaaACTACTATGAAGGCTGCTAAAAccattttaaacatgaaataattaaaatttttgtcaCCAGTATTGATTTGACGTGGCTGTTCTCTTCAGGTACAACATTCTGGTTTATGTTAGAGaagaaataaaagatttaaatggaccagtaacataaaaaaacatttaa
Proteins encoded in this region:
- the rps3.L gene encoding 40S ribosomal protein S3-A → MAVQISKKRKFVADGIFKAELNEFLTRELAEDGYSGVEVRVTPTRTEIIILATRTQNVLGEKGRRIRELTAVVQKRFGFPEGSVELYAEKVATRGLCAIAQAESLRYKLLGGLAVRRACYGVLRFIMESGAKGCEVVVSGKLRGQRAKSMKFVDGLMIHSGDPVNYYVDTAVRHVLLRQGVLGIKVKIMLPWDPSGKIGPKKPLPDHVSIVEPKDEIVPTTPISEQKAAKPDQPQPPAMPQPVATA